One window of the Desulfobulbaceae bacterium genome contains the following:
- the flhA gene encoding flagellar biosynthesis protein FlhA gives MAEKTAALTGFKAINIDASSMVVAVGVVAILLVMIMPLPTLILDLLLSFSIAIGLVILLMCLYNTNPLDFSSFPPLLLLTTLFRLSLNIASTRLILLHGHEGPGAVGQVINSFGNFVVGGNYAVGLIIFLIMVLINFIVITKGSGRIAEVGARFTLDAMPGKQMAIDADLNAGLIDEDGAKARRAAISQEAEFYGAMDGAAKFVRGEAIASIIIMIINIIGGLFIGAVLQNMDVFQALETYTLLTIGDGLVSQIPSLIISTAAGIIVSRAASDMSIGAEFAKQFGMQPQALAVSSVIIGIFGLIPGLPHLPFLILAVLLGTISYFTFHQKAMVQEAADKKTEKKEDLPGTPETVEALLPLDTLQLEVGYGLIPLVDENQEGDLLERIRGIRRQFAMDMGIIVPSLHVRDNLQIKPDEYVLLLRGVEIARGEIMMGYQLAMDSGGAKREIEGIPTTEPAFNLPALWITENKKDEAQLAGYTVVDPSTVVATHLTEVLRNHAEELLGRQDTQKLIDNLAQSNPKVIDELIPDNLSLGGLQKVLQNLLRERVSIRDLLTICETLADYATMTKDTSVLTEYVRQKLARSIVANHIDDDGKLYVLTISQQIEDFIRESIQKTEQGTYLNLEPNLAQRVVESAQKMVEKVSNDGYQPLILCTPVIRRHLRHLLERFLPQVIILSNNELTNQVQINSLGTIALNPKP, from the coding sequence ATGGCAGAAAAAACAGCTGCATTAACAGGATTTAAAGCAATTAACATTGATGCATCCAGCATGGTCGTCGCCGTTGGAGTTGTAGCAATTCTCCTGGTCATGATCATGCCGCTGCCGACCCTTATCTTGGATCTGCTGCTTTCCTTCAGTATTGCCATCGGCCTGGTGATACTGCTCATGTGTCTTTACAATACCAACCCACTGGATTTCTCATCTTTTCCACCACTGCTGTTACTGACCACCCTGTTCCGACTTTCGCTTAATATTGCCTCCACCCGGCTTATCCTGCTGCATGGCCATGAAGGCCCCGGCGCAGTCGGTCAGGTTATCAACTCCTTTGGCAATTTTGTTGTTGGTGGAAATTATGCAGTTGGTCTTATCATCTTTCTGATCATGGTTCTTATTAACTTTATCGTAATCACCAAGGGCTCCGGACGTATTGCTGAAGTTGGCGCCAGATTCACCTTAGACGCTATGCCCGGAAAACAGATGGCAATTGATGCCGACCTGAACGCCGGCCTGATTGACGAAGATGGAGCAAAGGCCAGAAGAGCGGCCATATCCCAAGAAGCCGAGTTTTACGGGGCTATGGATGGTGCAGCAAAATTTGTGCGCGGCGAGGCCATTGCCAGCATCATCATAATGATCATCAATATTATCGGCGGTTTGTTCATTGGGGCTGTTCTGCAAAACATGGATGTTTTTCAAGCCCTTGAGACCTATACCCTCTTGACAATCGGCGATGGACTCGTCTCTCAAATTCCGTCTCTGATTATTTCAACTGCAGCTGGTATTATTGTAAGTCGTGCTGCTTCAGACATGAGTATTGGCGCCGAATTCGCCAAGCAGTTCGGTATGCAGCCTCAGGCTTTAGCCGTTTCTTCCGTCATCATCGGAATATTCGGCTTAATCCCGGGCCTTCCACACTTACCGTTCTTAATTCTGGCCGTCCTGCTCGGCACAATTTCCTATTTCACCTTTCATCAAAAAGCCATGGTTCAAGAAGCCGCCGACAAGAAAACAGAGAAAAAAGAGGATCTGCCAGGAACACCAGAAACCGTTGAGGCCCTTTTACCTCTCGACACACTACAGCTCGAAGTTGGCTACGGCCTTATTCCCCTGGTTGATGAAAACCAGGAAGGCGATCTTCTTGAAAGAATTCGTGGTATACGTCGGCAGTTCGCCATGGATATGGGCATTATCGTGCCATCGCTTCATGTCCGCGACAATTTACAGATTAAACCAGATGAGTATGTTCTCCTGCTGAGAGGCGTCGAAATCGCCCGCGGTGAAATCATGATGGGCTATCAGTTGGCCATGGACTCAGGCGGAGCCAAGCGTGAAATCGAGGGTATCCCGACTACAGAACCAGCCTTCAATCTACCGGCCTTATGGATTACCGAGAACAAGAAAGATGAGGCCCAATTAGCTGGCTACACGGTTGTTGACCCATCCACCGTTGTTGCCACCCACTTAACAGAAGTCCTGCGAAACCACGCCGAAGAACTTCTTGGCAGACAAGACACCCAGAAGCTCATCGACAACCTGGCCCAGAGCAATCCTAAGGTCATCGATGAGCTTATTCCTGATAACTTATCCTTGGGCGGCCTGCAAAAAGTTTTACAGAACCTTCTGCGAGAGCGCGTTTCCATCCGCGATCTGCTGACCATATGTGAAACTTTGGCCGATTACGCCACAATGACCAAAGATACGTCCGTTCTCACCGAATATGTTCGCCAGAAACTGGCCCGCTCAATAGTCGCCAATCATATCGATGATGATGGTAAACTGTATGTGCTGACCATCTCTCAGCAAATTGAAGATTTTATCCGAGAATCTATCCAGAAAACAGAACAGGGAACGTACCTTAACCTCGAACCGAACCTGGCCCAGAGGGTGGTTGAATCTGCTCAGAAGATGGTGGAGAAAGTATCCAATGACGGCTACCAGCCCCTCATCCTCTGCACACCGGTTATCAGAAGGCATTTGCGCCATCTGCTTGAACGTTTTCTGCCCCAGGTCATTATTCTTTCTAACAACGAATTAACTAACCAGGTTCAGATTAACTCATTAGGCACCATTGCGCTTAACCCTAAGCCATAA
- the flhB gene encoding flagellar biosynthesis protein FlhB: MAEESSGQEKTEEPTSRRLQEARNKGDVAKSMEIPSATVLLAGLMTLYMLSGYFLNTLSAVTAFYLDNAHSINITPGNIPGIAKECMLNMSYLVGPVMIAVFIAALISNYAQIGFIFTGEKMKPDLKKIDPIKGLAKKFSLQALAELVKSLLKVGLIGYVAFSEAYSALPEFMPLMDQTTMQIMTFASITAFWIFLKCALVIALLAILDYAFQRWQFMEKMKMTKQEVKEEAKMTEGDPQVKGRIRSIQMQMARQRMMAEVPTADVVITNPTRLAIALRYTGTEMSAPLVVAKGAGAIAQRIREVAAENNVPMVEDKPLARALYKNVKVNHPIPENLFQAVAEVLAYVYGMRKKRAA, encoded by the coding sequence ATGGCAGAAGAAAGCAGTGGCCAGGAAAAAACTGAGGAGCCTACCAGCAGGCGTCTTCAGGAAGCCAGAAACAAGGGTGATGTTGCAAAAAGCATGGAGATCCCTTCGGCCACGGTGTTGCTCGCCGGCCTTATGACCTTATACATGTTAAGCGGCTATTTTCTTAATACACTCTCTGCTGTAACAGCCTTTTACCTCGATAATGCTCACTCGATTAATATAACTCCTGGGAACATCCCTGGAATAGCCAAAGAGTGTATGCTCAATATGTCGTATCTCGTTGGACCTGTCATGATTGCAGTGTTTATCGCTGCCCTGATCTCCAATTATGCCCAGATCGGCTTCATTTTTACCGGTGAAAAAATGAAGCCTGATCTCAAAAAAATCGACCCTATCAAAGGTCTGGCTAAAAAATTCTCCCTCCAGGCACTGGCAGAACTCGTCAAATCATTGCTCAAAGTAGGCCTTATTGGCTACGTGGCCTTCAGCGAAGCCTATTCGGCTCTACCTGAATTTATGCCGCTCATGGATCAGACAACAATGCAGATTATGACCTTTGCCAGCATCACCGCTTTTTGGATTTTCTTAAAATGTGCGCTGGTAATCGCACTTCTGGCAATCCTTGACTATGCCTTCCAACGGTGGCAGTTTATGGAAAAAATGAAAATGACCAAGCAGGAAGTCAAAGAAGAGGCTAAAATGACGGAAGGCGACCCTCAGGTCAAAGGCAGAATCCGTTCGATCCAGATGCAGATGGCCCGACAACGAATGATGGCCGAGGTTCCAACCGCTGATGTCGTTATCACCAACCCGACCAGACTGGCCATTGCCCTGCGCTACACAGGAACTGAAATGAGCGCACCGTTAGTCGTAGCAAAAGGTGCTGGGGCTATTGCCCAGCGCATTCGTGAAGTTGCAGCGGAAAACAACGTGCCAATGGTTGAAGATAAACCTCTGGCCAGGGCACTTTACAAAAATGTGAAGGTCAATCATCCTATCCCGGAGAACCTCTTCCAGGCAGTCGCGGAAGTTTTGGCATATGTCTATGGAATGCGCAAGAAACGGGCGGCGTAG